From the genome of Populus trichocarpa isolate Nisqually-1 chromosome 15, P.trichocarpa_v4.1, whole genome shotgun sequence, one region includes:
- the LOC7454504 gene encoding pre-mRNA cleavage factor Im 25 kDa subunit 2: MVGAGSAVVNTYPLSSYTFGTKEPKMEKDTSVADRLARMKVNYMKEGMRTSVEAILLVQEHNHPHILLLQIGNTFCKLPGGRLKPGENEIEGLKRKLTSKLGANSPALVPDWQIGECVATWWRPNFETIMYPYCPPHITKPKECKKLYLVHLSEREYFAVPKNLKLLAVPLFELYDNVQRYGPVISTIPQQLSRFQFNMITT, translated from the exons ATGGTTGGGGCAGGGTCAGCGGTGGTGAACACGTACCCTTTATCGAGCTACACATTCGGTACTAAAGAACCCAAGATGGAGAAAGACACTTCTGTGGCGGATCGCCTTGCTCGCATGAAAGTCAA TTATATGAAAGAGGGGATGAGGACCAGTGTTGAAGCTATTTTGCtg GTACAGGAACACAATCATCCTCACATACTTCTTCTGCAAATTGGAAACACATTCTGCAAACTTCCAGGTGGGCGTTTGAAGCCTGGAGAGAATG AAATTGAGGGTTTGAAAAGAAAGCTGACGAGCAAGCTTGGAGCTAATTCACCTGCTCTTGTGCCAGACTGGCAG ATTGGTGAATGTGTGGCTACCTGGTGGAGGCCAAACTTTGAAACCATTATGTATCCATATTGCCCTCCCCACATAACAAAGCCCAAG GAGTGCAAGAAACTTTATCTTGTTCACTTATCTGAAAGGGAGTACTTTGCAGtgccaaaaaatttgaaactgCTTGCTGTGCCATTGTTTGAACTCTATGATAATGTGCAG AGATATGGACCAGTTATATCAACCATTCCTCAACAACTCTCAAGATTCCAGTTCAACATGATTACTACTTGA